In the Mycolicibacterium thermoresistibile genome, one interval contains:
- a CDS encoding DNA-deoxyinosine glycosylase yields MSEPLIHSFAPIVGDRPRLLILGNVPGVQSLRAQRYYETPRNAFWRIIGELLGFEPDAPYDVRLDAVRARSVAVWDVLRCCRRKGSLDSAVERDSMQPNDFGAFFAEHQTITRVVFNGAAAEANFIRLVGADPGIESDVEFVRAPSTSPAQTMRYDDKLRAWRSALTPVCLS; encoded by the coding sequence CTGAGCGAACCGCTGATCCACAGTTTTGCGCCGATCGTCGGGGACCGGCCCCGGCTGCTGATCCTCGGCAATGTGCCCGGTGTGCAGTCGCTGAGGGCCCAGCGCTATTACGAGACCCCGCGAAACGCGTTCTGGCGCATCATCGGCGAGCTGCTGGGCTTCGAGCCGGACGCACCGTACGACGTCCGGCTGGACGCGGTGCGCGCCCGGTCGGTGGCGGTGTGGGACGTGCTGCGGTGCTGCCGCCGCAAGGGCAGCCTGGATTCCGCTGTCGAGCGGGACAGCATGCAGCCCAACGATTTCGGCGCGTTCTTCGCCGAGCATCAGACGATCACCCGGGTGGTGTTCAACGGTGCGGCCGCCGAAGCCAACTTCATCCGGCTCGTCGGCGCCGATCCCGGCATCGAGTCCGATGTCGAGTTCGTGCGCGCCCCGTCGACCAGCCCGGCGCAGACCATGCGCTACGACGACAAGTTGCGGGCCTGGCGGTCGGCGCTGACGCCGGTCTGCCTCAGCTGA
- a CDS encoding amidase produces MTTSTTDFEDTAFVGAAEQARLLAAGTLTAPALLDGYLERIARLDPQLRSYRVVCAESARREAAAAQQRLDAGERAPLLGVPIAIKDDVDVAGETTTYGTSAHGPAVEQDAEVVRRLREAGAVILGKTTVPEMMIWPFTETVTFGATRNPWHPDFAPGGSSGGSGAAVAAGLAAMALGSDGMGSIRIPATWNGLFGIKPQRDRVPLAPHDEAWCGLSVNGPITRTVEDAAVFLDVTTTAPAPPGGFVAAAARRPARLRIAVSTKVPPPLLARVGPAQRAAVDAAERLLRELGHDVIRRDPDYPPAAVFGNALPRYFRGVHDDVQMLPYPKRLERRTRAFARIGGLVSDRRLAGIRVRQPALVRRVQSIFDDVDVVLTPGTATGPSRIGAYQRRGAVSTLAAVAARVPFQAMWNLTGQPAAVVPFGRDRHGIPTSVQLVGRPFDEATLLALAAQIEAVRPWAPMRPPIS; encoded by the coding sequence ATGACCACGAGCACAACCGATTTCGAGGACACCGCCTTCGTCGGCGCCGCGGAGCAGGCCCGCCTGCTGGCGGCCGGGACGCTCACCGCCCCGGCCCTGCTCGACGGGTATCTGGAGCGCATCGCGCGGCTGGACCCGCAGTTGCGCAGCTACCGGGTGGTGTGCGCCGAGTCCGCCCGTCGCGAGGCCGCCGCGGCGCAGCAGCGGCTGGACGCGGGGGAGCGGGCACCGCTGCTCGGCGTGCCGATCGCGATCAAGGACGACGTCGACGTCGCGGGGGAGACCACCACCTACGGCACCAGCGCGCATGGACCCGCCGTCGAACAGGACGCCGAGGTGGTGCGCCGGCTGCGTGAGGCCGGCGCGGTGATCCTCGGGAAGACCACGGTGCCGGAGATGATGATCTGGCCGTTCACCGAAACCGTCACGTTCGGCGCGACCCGCAACCCGTGGCACCCGGACTTCGCACCGGGCGGCAGCAGCGGCGGCAGCGGGGCGGCGGTGGCCGCCGGGCTGGCCGCCATGGCGCTAGGCTCCGACGGGATGGGGTCGATCCGCATCCCGGCCACCTGGAACGGGCTTTTCGGCATCAAACCGCAGCGCGACCGGGTGCCGTTGGCCCCGCACGACGAGGCGTGGTGCGGTCTGAGCGTCAACGGGCCGATCACCCGTACCGTCGAGGATGCGGCGGTGTTCCTGGACGTCACGACCACCGCCCCCGCGCCGCCCGGCGGGTTCGTCGCGGCGGCGGCCCGCCGACCGGCGCGGCTGCGCATCGCGGTGAGCACCAAGGTGCCGCCGCCGCTGCTGGCCCGGGTGGGGCCGGCGCAGCGCGCGGCCGTCGACGCGGCGGAGCGGCTGCTGCGTGAACTCGGCCACGACGTCATCCGGCGGGATCCGGACTATCCGCCGGCCGCGGTGTTCGGGAACGCGCTGCCGCGGTACTTCCGCGGCGTCCACGACGATGTGCAGATGCTGCCGTACCCGAAACGGCTGGAACGGCGGACCCGGGCGTTCGCCCGGATCGGCGGGTTGGTCTCGGATCGTCGGCTGGCCGGTATCCGGGTGCGGCAGCCCGCTCTGGTGCGGCGGGTGCAGTCGATCTTCGATGACGTCGACGTGGTGCTCACTCCGGGCACCGCGACCGGACCGTCGCGGATCGGGGCCTACCAGCGCCGCGGCGCGGTCTCCACCCTGGCCGCGGTCGCCGCGCGGGTGCCCTTTCAGGCCATGTGGAATCTGACCGGACAACCGGCGGCCGTGGTGCCGTTTGGCCGCGACCGGCACGGCATCCCCACCTCGGTCCAGCTGGTCGGCCGGCCGTTCGACGAGGCCACCCTGCTGGCGCTGGCCGCCCAGATCGAGGCGGTGCGGCCGTGGGCCCCGATGCGCCCGCCGATCAGCTGA
- a CDS encoding AraC family transcriptional regulator yields MGAWKNASPPVAPVRGVVGRAVDASVYDLYRWEPSAEAAPFVEHFWAVSWDLRDRPPQPSTVISFPVMHLTHEWGEDGVRHGFSLPATLIHGVVPQVFRITLNERGAVAGARFRPGGFTARFGRDAASYTGRVVRAEHELSGELSIGTIISDELTAVAEQLDTVIGGHRGAPDTTYVALTRLLDRIREDDRMHRVDQVMEHAPWSVRTTQRIFRRYVGVPVKWVLCRYRLQQAALEIESSPDVDFADLAVRLGWYDQPHFINDFRAMLGCTPAQYADRYRSRT; encoded by the coding sequence GTGGGTGCTTGGAAAAACGCGTCACCGCCGGTCGCCCCGGTCCGCGGTGTGGTCGGCCGGGCGGTCGACGCCTCGGTCTATGACCTGTACCGCTGGGAACCGTCGGCCGAGGCGGCGCCGTTCGTCGAGCACTTCTGGGCGGTGAGCTGGGATCTGCGCGACCGGCCGCCCCAGCCGAGCACCGTGATCAGCTTCCCGGTCATGCACCTGACCCACGAGTGGGGTGAAGACGGTGTCCGGCACGGGTTTTCGCTTCCGGCCACGCTGATCCACGGGGTCGTTCCGCAGGTGTTCCGCATCACGTTGAACGAGCGCGGCGCCGTGGCGGGCGCCCGGTTCAGACCCGGTGGTTTCACCGCCCGATTCGGCCGCGACGCCGCCTCCTACACCGGCCGGGTGGTCCGGGCGGAACACGAATTATCCGGCGAATTATCCATCGGCACAATCATTTCCGATGAGCTGACCGCGGTCGCGGAGCAACTGGACACGGTGATCGGCGGTCACCGCGGCGCGCCCGACACCACCTACGTGGCGCTGACCCGGCTGCTGGACCGCATCCGCGAGGACGACCGGATGCACCGGGTCGATCAGGTGATGGAGCACGCGCCGTGGAGTGTGCGCACCACCCAGCGGATCTTTCGCCGGTATGTCGGGGTGCCGGTGAAGTGGGTGCTGTGCCGGTATCGGCTGCAGCAGGCCGCGCTGGAGATCGAGAGTTCGCCCGACGTGGACTTCGCCGACCTGGCGGTGCGGTTGGGCTGGTATGACCAACCGCATTTCATCAACGACTTCCGGGCCATGCTGGGGTGCACCCCGGCGCAATACGCCGACCGCTATCGGAGCAGGACATGA